The segment AAATTTCTGCataaagcattttttttaagaaatacaTAATCTAACATAACCTGTATTGTTGTATTCTTTACCACACACAACTGTGgttattttgaaaccaatagtcAGATCTAGAGTCGAGATCACAAAATTGTCTTCAGGGGTAAAGAGCAAGTCAGCACACGGTCTCCAGAATTGGTACACTCAGATATTTCAATTTGTCGCCTTCTCGTAATATAAACACAGCCATGCAATGATGGCATCGACATAAATTGTTACCGATTTAAATTAGAAACAAACgacattttaaagattttcttctTCCCTTCTACAGTATGGGTTCATTACCAGACCTAGCTTACTGTACATggatttttaaataactttcGTCACATTTGTGCATTTTGAACATTGGCAGTAGTATATCTAGTTttcggtacatgtactttgaagaTTGGTCGACAGAAGTTTTAGCCCATTAAAGTTGcatctaacatttgaattttcaaagccattttgtgaatttgtttaCCAGTCAGAATTAGTAGCCTCGCTTTGTCTTTACACCATTTTTACCTGGTAAGGAATATTTGCTATTTTTACTATCTTTATGTTACCATCTTATGATACTGAATTAATTAGTTTAGTGTCTGCAGGTTCACTGCTTTCTTACAGGGATCTTTGATATCATTTTCATATATCACTAAACAATGTACTATGTACAGGTTTATTATATTTCCGATGactttgcatttaaaatatatcgaatccaatcaatatacaaaatttcatttgtctCAAAAGTTTAATGAAAACTACTTAAAATCAAAGACCCAACTTGAAATTGGCCGAAACCTGCATGGGCCAAACTGGTACCGAGCCGCCGACAacctttatttatacatgtaatcacaCTCGAACATGTCTCTGCAACCAAGGGTTTCCGATTCGAACGCTACAGTCGAGTTGGGATCGGAACCCCTTGGACTGCGATGATTAGACAAGCAATGCGTTTGTTTAATAAGATGTAAAATGCTTCATTTTTAAAGAGATAGTATAGCTCAGTTTGGTGAATTTCTCACCCCAAATCATATTATCCCCTTCTAATAtcataaaatagataaatgaatgATATTGATCAACTTTGAAATGATTGAATGTTCATCAAAAGTTCCACAAGGAACCAACTTATTTTTGTCCAGGAAGCAAAATTCAGAAGACGGAATTGAAGATGCAGATAGTGCATAAAATGGTTATTATCAACAGAAAATTACCAGCACCTGTTATTTGGACTCatttcaaatctttaaaaaaaaaaaccattgatCAAAATGACCTTTACTATccctttttaaaagatatatatatatatatatatatatatatatatgaaacaacatatacatgtagcatagctCTACAACATAAAATGACCAAGACAAATTCTTCTccctttctttcttttcttcatcttttccatttttcttctttttctatGGAAAAGTGTATTTTGAGAGTTGAACTTAACAGTtatgatcaaaattttattggAGGTCATATAACATGGTTACTGAGATAATTATATCCAAACACGGGCCGGGCGTAGTGTGTCTCGCTAAGTAAAACACCAACCTTGGCAGCGAGGCAGGTAGTTGATGGAGGcggtgtgtgtgtggggggaggggggggggggggtacttaaCATTTTAAATCCAGTGTGTATAACCGATACTAAACACACGATTCTGCCAACACCATTTAAAAACTCAACTATTACAATAAAATTACCTACGACCAAAAATGACCATTCCGATGACCTACTGTGTCTCTGAGGTGTTGGAAAGATGAAGTCAGAACTTGGATTTAATTTGGTTTCTACTCAAATTTAATTTTGACTCTACTCTGTTTTAATTTGGTTTCTACTCAAAAGGTTGTACAATATAACCTGaactacaaaataaatttaccAATGCCTGCATTATATAAAACTTTATATCAGTATGAACTTGTCCACTGCACTAATGGCTACTTTGTTCTGTTAAGCTTTCAGCCTGCAGCACATTATTCCCATGCACAAGTCAAATATTTCAAGGGCTTTGTTTATCGACAATATTGATGTTTAATGGCAAAAATGATGATGACACACCCAGctgattttatgatatttaattttatacagACTACTGCTGTTATCATGAACTCATTATTTGAGCATtttttgaaatgtagaaaatgtAGGAAAATGTAGTAATCTTGTGAAATGCAGTGTTGTACAATGTATGCATGATGCAACTCAACTGAAAACTTCTGAACACAATATGTACACAATGAACGAATTGTACTTTATAACGATTAATTAAAGCATTATAGCAGTCTCTCCTTAAAACTTAAGCATATCATTGGAAATCCCAAAATGCAGAAGCTTTGCTTCATGCAGGGGCCAGTAACCTGGGGTAGCACCTTAAAACGTAACAGAGGAACCAATTTGATTGGCCGATTAGTTATTATGCTCTTTTGTTACATCTTCTTTGATTTAACTGTTACGGTTGGGAGTGGGGCAAAAGCTGAATTATATAAACTGTTATTAAGTTGTCTGTAGAGTGGGTCATCTTCTCATTCCTCTGTTTGAGGGACGTCCATTCACAGTCTGTAAGCCATGTGGGTGGTAGTTCTGTTGGGGAGGGCGGAGTCCGGGCATCATTGGAGGGCGGGACTGCATCTGTGGATGACCCTGGTTTGGCATCATGCCAGGTCGAGGTGCGTGGTTGTTAGGGTACCCTGCAGGATTTCCTgttgttatttttagaaaaattcAAAGAGAAGAACAGGTGAAAATCTGATACTTCATTACAATGTGTCATGcttacacatatacatgtagaatatatgGCGACTGATTTAAAATACATCATGTGATTGATATCCAAATGAGCACAGGATGCACTCTCTTCCCATATTTGAGACAATATGTCACTtttacagttgaacttcagtatctcaCACACTGATATATTGAACAACATGCATATGTCAAATGGATTCgaaagtcccaaccacttattctttaggTATACCCTCGATATCTCgaatccttggatatctcaaaTAAATTCTTTTCTTGGTCCAATCGAGTtcgagataacgaggtttgactgtatatcaATATTCTATTTTGTTTATCTTGCAACTTTGCTCTTAGGAGTTCAGGTAAGCATTTTCTAAATTTTAGgtttaaaaacacaaaaaaacataaagtaatttcatttgattagagtaggaaatgaaaatgaaaaaataatgaaatttgattttctgttaacaatatttcatatatctttCCATATCAGTTGCCAGTTATTTTGATTTTAGTTTTTTTATTGTCGTAATAAATTATTCAATCAATACACGATgacagtgggttttttttttttgaaaatcaaaattttgcaagGATAGTTCATAACCTTAAATATTAGAACATGCTAGCCTCACATTAGATTTGTTCTTAATCTAGAGATGCATGTGGATAGTATCAATTTCAAATTTGCAATgttaaaattgaagaaaacaaaatattcccATATCTATCAATAGGGATCTATATTTTTAAGTAATTTTAAAGTTGAGTGTGTAGGTCCAAAATTAAtaatatttgatatagcaaAGTTTTATGCAAATACTTCCAAAGAATAACAAACAAGGAAATTGTCAAAGAGACATAACTCTTGACAAGCTGCCAAAATCCATAGTACCTTCTACATCTTCAATACAAACTGAGAGAAATTAGAAGGACATACCATGTTCCCTAAGTAAAAATGAaactacaattttttttttccaaaactgCACTAATTCAGCAACCCTAATTTCCATGAAattcaaagaaaagaaaattccaAGCAATTAGAAGATCTTCAGTACCCTATAACATGAACATTGTGTGACATGATGTGATTCTAGCTTACAAACCTTCAACAGAGTTAATTATAGACAAACCAGATAACATTTACAATCTACAATTCTATAAAGAAATTGCACAAAAATTGACTGAGTGCAACAATCTACAGATTTCAAATAAGTTtaagaaaattatcaaattccaagcaatatgcacatcttcagtaccttTACAAATACTGTGAAATGGCAAGATTCTTCATTTAAAACTGTGAGAAGGGAGTGTTCAAAACACCATATAATCTCcacatacatgtgtacaatCCACTTTCATATAAAGGGGCATAACATTGTAAACTTAAACTGGGAAACACTGGGTGAACTGCAACAAAAGAGAAGCAAGAAAGGACACCGCAAGATATGTAGTTTTCTACCCAGAAAAAACACAGTAAGTTTCAATTCAATCTGAGAAAGCGTAAGGGAGAACAGTACAGATAGACAGAAGACACATATCTTCCCATCGCTGTACAGTGTACATCCTCTCTGATAGACAAAAGACACATATCTACCCATCGCTGTACAAAGTACATCCTCTCTGATAGACAGAAGACACATATCTACCCATCGCTGTACAATGTACATCCTCTCTGATAGACAGAAGACACATATCTACCCATCGCTGTACAGTGTACATCCTCTCTGATAGACAGAAGACACATATCTACCCATCGCTGTACAATGTACATCCTCTCTGATAGACAGAAGACACATATCTACCCATCGCTGTACAATGTACATCCTCTCTGAAGACAGTTGTCTAAATACAAGTTACAATATAAAACTATTAGAACAGACAAGTACGGTTTTATCAGCAGTGTGTGAAATTAACAGTAGACAAAATCTACAGAAAATTTGTCCTGTCTTTAGTGAGAGGAATACATGCTCTTTAAGACCCATTTGTCTATAGAATGCAGTCTTAGGGACAATTACACATTTTGAAACATTCTATTAcaagttcaattattttttgcACCACTATTTATACAAATTTGGCTTTAgaaatatctttaaagaatAAAGGTTTAGTGTTGTAAATGATCTATGCATATAAAAAATAAGCATTAAATCTGTTTCAAGTTATGAAAGACATGAATTATAAAAATTAGTACTTTTTAAGCTGTTGTTGGTCTATGGTAAATCAGTATTTTTTAAGCTGTTGTTGGTCTATAGTATATCAGTCAGTATTTTTTAAGCTGTTGTTGGTCTATAGTAAATTAGTATTTTTTAAGCTGTTGTTGGTCTATAGTAAATCAGTCTGGtctataaaatatgaaatgtggTAGACCAATTGTCTGTAGTACAGAAAGTTAAGTTTCACACACTGCATCAGGGCCCTACTAAATGTGTATGTACCTGACATATgcctacagacggacggacagacagacacattTTATATGTCGGATTATCACACAGGGTGACCAATGAAAGCAATTTTACACATGAAAccaaaactactttacatgcaAGGAAGTTAGAGGGTCATTGAATTTCGTGGAGCACCAGTTGTTAATTATTCAATACACAAAACAAGGTATCCACTGTTTGGTATACTGAAAACATATCAACAGAATGCAATTACTGTAGCAAATAAATCAATACATATAATTCTACTGCTGCAATGTTCATGTCATTGTATTGCAAGTCAAAGGGTCATATTAGTAGAGACAAGACTGATTTCATTCAGACTCTCAGTTCAAACCTGCCATCATCAACATTTACATATAATACATTTTACATAACACCTCCCTCCCCCTACCTGTACCATCACCCTGGGGCCGTCCTCCTGGCGGGTTTCCTTGAGGGGCTCCAGGTGGGGTTTTTCCATCATTTGATTCTGTTGGCGATTTTCTTTGTCCTGTCTGGTCAGACTGTAATTTCAAAAAGTGCATGTGCTTTTATCAtctttaaagaaaatttatctAGGCAAAACCATACAACATGTAAAAATCACTCTTATTGTGTCAACTGCTATTTCCCTACCTCACCCCAAATCTCTCAGAACATGGAGAATGCCCCAACCCACCACCCAATTTTCTCATAGAACatggagaccccccccccccctcaaaccTTTCAGAACATagagacacccccccccccccactcaaATCTCTCCGAACATGGAGAACCCCTACCCCCACTCAATTTTTTTCACAGAACATGGAGAATTCACGTTAATAATTTGTTGAGTCACTGAACCAAAACTAACTGACACCAGACCCACCTACCTTGGGGTTGTTTGTATATTCGGGCTTTGGTTCACTCATATTTGGGGTCTCTGAAAACTGCATACAAAACCTGAAACAATGAAAATCAGCCTGAACTCACAATGGTAACCGCATCTCTGTCAGGTATATTATCAGACTCTACATAAATCTGATATTGTATTTCATGGTCAACTAACTTTATTCTGTGGTTATAGTGGCAACTTACTAATAAACGTAAACATGCTAAAATAACATTATGCAAAGTGAAGTATTTTTTTCATCATACAAAAATCTGAAGTTAatcggtacatgtatatttcatcataaatgttgtgaaattaataaataaaacttttatgatATGCAACCATGTGGTTTCTTACTATGTTATAGACTTTAAGACTTATAGTGTGCAAAAATGTTCTTTGAAAGAGGAAAAGAAGACAGGCAAAATTCTTTTCCCTCGACATTATTCCTTCTAAttcaattaatatttatttgttaatgttgaaaatatatatgctgAAATGCAATTGAAAATCCATTAAACGCTGATCAAAACTTTTCTGTAAACAGATCGCATTATGTAAATATTGACCAAAACATGAAATAATATCGCATTCTGTAAATATTGAccaaaacataaaataatatcGCATTCTGTTAATATTGacaaaaacatgaaataatATCGCATTCTGTAAACACTGAACGAAACATTAAATAATTTTACATTCAGTACACAGTCACTAAACACTGATCAACTGATACATACTCTCCAACTTTGATGACCTCCCCTGATTTTCCTGTATATAAAGTTAGACAACTCTTCCAGACATTTGAATACCTTCAATGAAAGCAAGAACATGTTTTAGAAACATAAATGTGCCCCATGTGGCAATATTGAAAGGgtcaattttgaatttaaaatgtctgtaatgatagtgtgccaagtttgatgtccatcaaacaaagggttcacaagatattgaatggacaataTCTTCTGATGTCCAGATGTCCATCAAACAAAGGGTtaacaagatattgaatggacaataTCTTCTGATGTCCAGATGTCCATCAAACAAAGGGTTAACAAGATATTGAATGCACAATATCTTCTGATCTCCAGAGTAGATTCAcccttgatcatgtgacctcaaaatcaatcaAGTTCATCTACTATTTAGGGGAAACCAGTATAAAAAGATTGccgtctgtcaagcaaaggatttttAAGGTACTGAGTGGACAACATGGGATCTACTGACTGACCAACATATCGAGAGGTGCAATCAATATACTCCCCTTTTTACAAGGGGAGCATAAAAGGTTCCTCACTCATCTGAAATAATATCGTTCTCCATGCGAAACACTACCCATTCATTTATCAAGTACAGTATACAAGTAATCTATCTCAATTACTGCCAATAATATTACTTCATTATATATAAACAGAGTTTTAAGTTTTACAACAAAGTGACACTTTTATGGATGCACACAACTACAGCTACTAATATTCAGATGCTGCAATTGACCTACATTTTCTGGAtcagtttgaattttttcaacAGGACCATTGCTCAGTAACTgaattttctacatgtatacatgtggtTTAAACTTTTATGAGTGATTCATCATAAATCATGTTACTCACTGCCATTCATAAAATTGTATGATGCATCTGACCTACATTTCTGGATGAGTGGTCAAGTTGAAATGTTTTGCGACCGGCCCATTAATTATCACCTGTTACTATTCCACGGTTCATCAAAGTGTCGGACTACACAATATCCATCTGACACATAAAACATGTACTACTTAGCCtcctccccccaccccccagaTTTCATCTCAGAAAGCAACAGAACTGGCAGGGTAAGGTAAAATTTGTGGAAGAAGAGACACAGGGTTGTGTGTATCCACAGGTGCCCCAGTTAGACAAGACACGGTTAAAGAGGAGCACTAATCTACATCAACCTAATGGTcaatttcctttaaaaacatgaatgaaaatacaaatctctgcaatatttgtatatacatttcaaATGACTGcatagctgagtagctcagtatgTTAATGTGCTGATCTGTGGATTGTTTGTTCCGGGTCCAGCAGTAGT is part of the Ostrea edulis chromosome 2, xbOstEdul1.1, whole genome shotgun sequence genome and harbors:
- the LOC125679657 gene encoding SOSS complex subunit B2-like; protein product: MGEQFVSIKDVKPGQKNINIMFIVLDIGAPTRTRDGHDVRSVKVADKTGSINISIWDETGDLLQTGDICRLTKGYSNVWKSCLTLYTGKSGEVIKVGEFCMQFSETPNMSEPKPEYTNNPKSDQTGQRKSPTESNDGKTPPGAPQGNPPGGRPQGDGTGNPAGYPNNHAPRPGMMPNQGHPQMQSRPPMMPGLRPPQQNYHPHGLQTVNGRPSNRGMRR